A genomic region of Synechococcus sp. NOUM97013 contains the following coding sequences:
- the ftsH gene encoding ATP-dependent zinc metalloprotease FtsH gives MNKRWRNIGLGALLVLAIVVIAPAFFGGGSGPQPEARSLRYSDFVERVQEDQVSRVLLSPDRGTAQIVENDGRRAEVNLAPDKDLLKLLTDHNVDIAVQPSRQPGAWQQAATSLIFPLLLLGGLFFLFRRAQGGGGGGNPAMNFGKSKARVQMEPSTQITFGDVAGIEGAKLELTEVVDFLKNPDRFTAVGAKIPKGVLLVGPPGTGKTLLAKAVAGEAGVPFFSISGSEFVEMFVGVGASRVRDLFEQAKKNAPCIVFIDEIDAVGRQRGAGLGGGNDEREQTLNQLLTEMDGFEGNTGIIIVAATNRPDVLDAALMRPGRFDRQVTVDRPDYAGRLQILGVHARGKTLSKDVDLDKVARRTPGYTGADLSNLLNEAAILAARRDLSEVSNDEISDAIERVMAGPEKKDSVMSDRRKRLVAYHEAGHALVGALMPDYDPVQKISIIPRGNAGGLTFFTPSEERMESGLYSRTYLQNQMAVALGGRVAEEIVYGEDEVTTGASNDLQQVASTARQMITRFGMSDKLGPVALGRSQGGMFLGRDIAAERDFSEDTAATIDEEVSELVAVAYKRATKVLVDNRSVLDELADMLVDQETVDAEEFQELLIRSDVRIAEYV, from the coding sequence TTGAACAAGCGTTGGCGAAACATCGGCCTCGGGGCCTTGCTGGTTCTGGCGATCGTTGTGATCGCTCCAGCTTTCTTTGGAGGTGGCAGCGGTCCTCAGCCTGAGGCTCGCTCCTTGCGATACAGCGATTTTGTAGAGCGTGTTCAGGAGGATCAGGTCAGCAGGGTGCTGCTGTCTCCTGATCGCGGTACAGCCCAAATCGTGGAGAACGACGGTCGTCGCGCGGAGGTGAACCTCGCTCCCGATAAGGATCTGCTGAAGCTGCTCACCGACCACAACGTTGACATTGCTGTTCAGCCTTCCCGTCAACCGGGCGCCTGGCAGCAAGCTGCCACCAGCCTGATTTTCCCTTTGCTGTTGCTCGGTGGGCTTTTCTTCCTCTTCCGCCGTGCCCAAGGTGGCGGAGGTGGCGGTAATCCCGCGATGAACTTCGGCAAGAGCAAGGCTCGGGTTCAGATGGAGCCCTCCACACAAATCACCTTCGGTGATGTGGCCGGTATTGAGGGCGCCAAGCTCGAACTCACAGAAGTTGTCGACTTTCTCAAGAACCCCGATCGTTTCACCGCCGTCGGCGCCAAGATTCCCAAGGGCGTGTTGCTGGTGGGCCCTCCTGGTACCGGCAAAACCCTGCTGGCCAAAGCGGTGGCTGGAGAAGCGGGAGTGCCGTTCTTCTCCATCTCGGGCTCTGAATTCGTCGAAATGTTCGTTGGTGTTGGTGCCAGCCGCGTCCGCGACCTGTTCGAGCAGGCCAAGAAGAATGCCCCCTGCATCGTGTTCATCGATGAAATTGATGCTGTCGGTCGCCAGCGTGGTGCCGGCCTCGGCGGCGGCAACGACGAGCGTGAGCAAACCTTGAACCAGCTCCTCACGGAGATGGATGGTTTCGAGGGGAACACCGGCATCATCATCGTGGCAGCCACCAACCGCCCTGACGTCCTTGATGCTGCACTGATGCGCCCCGGTCGTTTTGACCGTCAGGTGACTGTGGATCGTCCCGATTACGCCGGACGTCTCCAGATCCTCGGCGTTCATGCCCGTGGCAAGACCCTTTCCAAGGACGTGGATCTCGACAAAGTGGCGCGTCGTACCCCCGGCTATACCGGCGCTGATCTCTCCAACCTTCTGAATGAAGCGGCCATCCTTGCTGCTCGCCGTGATCTCAGCGAAGTCAGCAACGACGAGATCAGCGACGCCATCGAGCGTGTGATGGCGGGTCCGGAGAAGAAAGACTCCGTGATGAGTGATCGCCGCAAGCGTCTGGTCGCCTATCACGAGGCGGGCCACGCTCTGGTTGGAGCCTTGATGCCCGACTACGACCCGGTTCAGAAGATCTCCATCATTCCCCGTGGTAATGCTGGCGGCCTCACCTTCTTCACCCCGAGTGAGGAGCGGATGGAGTCGGGCTTGTACTCCCGTACTTATCTGCAGAACCAGATGGCCGTTGCCCTTGGCGGCCGTGTGGCGGAGGAGATTGTCTACGGCGAAGATGAAGTCACCACTGGTGCCTCCAACGATCTTCAGCAGGTGGCGTCAACAGCACGTCAGATGATCACGCGCTTCGGCATGAGTGACAAGCTTGGACCTGTGGCCCTGGGGCGCTCCCAGGGAGGCATGTTCCTGGGCCGCGATATTGCTGCTGAACGTGATTTCTCAGAAGACACTGCCGCCACCATCGACGAGGAAGTTTCTGAACTGGTCGCCGTTGCCTACAAGCGTGCCACCAAGGTTTTGGTCGACAACCGTTCGGTGCTCGATGAGCTCGCAGACATGCTTGTTGACCAGGAAACCGTCGATGCTGAGGAGTTCCAAGAACTTCTGATTCGCAGCGATGTCCGCATTGCCGAATACGTCTGA
- the psbO gene encoding photosystem II manganese-stabilizing polypeptide → MRFRPLLALVLAFCLTFVTACSGGADAVERANVTYDDIRNTGKANDCPTLSDSARGSIALTPGSAYELRGICMHPTQVFVKGEPANKRQEAQFIEGKILTRYTSSLDEVYGSLVVGENGIAFQEEGGIDFQPITVLVPGGEEFPFTFSSKNLQAEAEGAAITTSTDFEGTYRTPSYRTSNFIDPKGRALTTGVDYPQGLIGLGGDYKELETENVKRYIDGQGVMSLSITKVDPETGEFAGVFSAIQPSDSDMGGREIVDVKINGELFGRLEEA, encoded by the coding sequence ATGCGCTTCCGTCCCCTGCTGGCCTTGGTGCTGGCTTTCTGTCTCACCTTTGTGACCGCCTGCAGCGGCGGTGCTGACGCTGTCGAACGTGCGAATGTCACGTACGACGACATCCGCAACACAGGCAAGGCCAACGACTGCCCCACCCTGTCTGATTCCGCTCGCGGCTCTATCGCTCTCACTCCTGGCAGTGCTTACGAACTCCGTGGCATCTGCATGCACCCCACCCAAGTGTTCGTGAAGGGTGAGCCTGCAAACAAGCGTCAAGAAGCCCAGTTCATCGAGGGCAAGATCCTGACGCGTTACACCTCCAGCCTCGATGAGGTCTATGGCTCTCTCGTGGTGGGTGAGAACGGCATCGCCTTCCAGGAAGAGGGCGGCATCGACTTCCAGCCCATCACCGTTCTCGTCCCCGGCGGTGAGGAGTTCCCCTTCACCTTCTCAAGCAAGAACCTGCAGGCTGAAGCCGAAGGCGCTGCCATCACCACCAGCACGGACTTCGAGGGCACCTACCGCACCCCCAGCTACCGCACCAGCAACTTCATCGATCCCAAGGGTCGTGCCCTGACCACAGGCGTCGACTATCCCCAGGGTCTGATTGGTCTGGGTGGCGACTACAAGGAGCTGGAGACTGAAAACGTCAAGCGATACATCGATGGTCAGGGTGTGATGAGCCTCTCCATCACCAAGGTGGATCCTGAAACCGGTGAATTCGCCGGTGTTTTCTCCGCCATTCAGCCTTCCGACTCCGACATGGGTGGTCGTGAAATCGTTGACGTCAAGATCAACGGTGAGCTGTTTGGTCGTCTTGAAGAGGCCTGA
- a CDS encoding cupin domain-containing protein has protein sequence MPDSSPDTTTSTRSPQQVVDQLIREWQLTPHPEGGWFKELHRSALSVQRNDGQQRPAITTILYLLDAGSISRWHAVHHADEVWTHLQGSPLSLWTLQPEGGVAEQTVLSLHQPVHAVPAGHWMAARAEGQYSLVSCCVGPGFDFGDFEMLRDRPSDQHPAGALNALI, from the coding sequence ATGCCTGACTCGTCCCCGGACACCACCACTTCGACGCGATCACCCCAACAAGTGGTGGATCAGCTGATCCGCGAGTGGCAACTGACTCCTCATCCGGAGGGTGGCTGGTTCAAGGAGTTGCACCGCAGCGCACTGTCGGTTCAGCGAAACGATGGCCAGCAACGCCCAGCCATCACCACGATCCTTTATCTGCTGGATGCAGGCTCCATCAGCCGATGGCATGCCGTTCACCACGCTGACGAAGTCTGGACACACCTTCAAGGCTCGCCCTTGAGCCTCTGGACACTGCAACCAGAAGGTGGCGTGGCTGAACAAACCGTGCTGTCTCTGCACCAACCGGTGCATGCGGTTCCAGCCGGGCACTGGATGGCAGCCCGTGCGGAAGGTCAGTACTCCTTGGTGAGCTGCTGCGTCGGGCCAGGCTTCGACTTTGGTGACTTCGAGATGCTGCGAGACCGTCCCTCTGACCAACACCCAGCTGGGGCCTTGAACGCGCTGATCTGA
- the aroC gene encoding chorismate synthase, translated as MGSSFGTLFRISTFGESHGGGVGVILEGCPPRLEINRDAIQAELDRRKPGQSRITTPRKEADQVEILSGVMDGMTLGTPIAMVVRNKDQRPQDYKEMEVAFRPSHADATYQAKYGIQARSGGGRASARETIGRVAAGAIARQMLLKAHGTEVVAWVKRIHDLEASVDIHSVGRDDVEANIVRCPDPVMADRMIERIEAIGREGDSCGGLIECVVHRPPVGLGMPVFDKLEADLAKAVMSLPATKGFEIGSGFAGTQLKGSEHNDSFLPSDDGRLRTATNNSGGIQGGISNGEPIVIRVAFKPTATIRKEQQTINDKGEATTLAAKGRHDPCVLPRAVPMVEAMVNLVLADHLLRQQGQCSLW; from the coding sequence TTGGGCAGCAGTTTCGGCACCCTGTTCCGTATCAGCACCTTTGGGGAATCCCACGGGGGCGGGGTTGGCGTGATCCTGGAGGGTTGTCCACCGCGGCTGGAAATCAACCGGGACGCCATCCAGGCTGAACTGGACCGACGCAAGCCTGGCCAAAGTCGCATCACGACACCACGCAAGGAAGCCGATCAGGTGGAAATTCTCAGCGGCGTCATGGATGGCATGACGCTGGGAACACCGATCGCGATGGTGGTGCGCAACAAAGACCAGCGGCCGCAGGATTACAAGGAGATGGAAGTGGCCTTCAGGCCATCCCATGCGGATGCCACCTATCAGGCCAAATACGGCATTCAGGCACGCAGTGGCGGTGGCCGCGCATCAGCGCGCGAAACAATTGGGCGCGTCGCGGCTGGAGCCATCGCTCGACAGATGCTGCTCAAGGCACACGGCACCGAGGTGGTGGCCTGGGTGAAACGCATTCACGACCTGGAGGCCAGCGTCGACATTCACAGCGTCGGCAGAGATGACGTGGAAGCGAACATCGTGCGTTGTCCCGATCCCGTCATGGCGGACCGGATGATCGAACGCATCGAGGCCATTGGCCGGGAGGGAGATTCCTGCGGTGGGCTGATCGAATGCGTGGTCCATCGTCCACCGGTGGGCCTGGGCATGCCGGTGTTCGACAAACTGGAAGCCGACCTGGCCAAGGCAGTGATGTCATTGCCGGCGACCAAAGGATTCGAGATTGGATCCGGCTTTGCCGGCACACAACTCAAAGGCAGCGAGCACAACGATTCTTTCCTACCGAGCGACGACGGTCGACTGCGCACAGCCACCAACAATTCCGGTGGCATTCAGGGCGGCATCAGCAACGGTGAGCCAATCGTGATCCGCGTGGCCTTCAAACCCACCGCCACGATCCGCAAGGAGCAGCAGACCATCAACGACAAGGGGGAGGCCACAACCCTCGCCGCTAAAGGACGTCACGACCCCTGCGTGCTGCCAAGGGCCGTGCCGATGGTGGAAGCGATGGTGAATCTGGTGCTGGCCGATCATCTGCTGAGACAGCAAGGCCAGTGCAGCCTCTGGTGA
- a CDS encoding PCP reductase family protein, which translates to MNWSAEAEKSLKEVPFFVRPAVRRRIESMAKERQLECIDAAFYAEARAQFAQR; encoded by the coding sequence GTGAACTGGAGCGCTGAAGCAGAAAAATCACTCAAGGAAGTTCCATTCTTCGTGCGTCCCGCCGTACGGCGAAGAATTGAATCCATGGCAAAGGAACGTCAGCTCGAATGCATCGATGCTGCTTTTTATGCCGAAGCCCGCGCACAATTTGCACAACGCTGA
- the coaBC gene encoding bifunctional phosphopantothenoylcysteine decarboxylase/phosphopantothenate--cysteine ligase CoaBC: MEGLLKGRRILVAACGSIAAVKTPLLVSALVKAGAEVRCVVTRSAAELVSPVALATLSRQPCLQDADQWDAARPRPLHIELAEWSELVIVAPLSASSLARWVHGDGEGLLASLLLACECPVLAAAAMNTAMWQHPAVQRNWLLLQDDPRVLPLQPEGGLLACDRIGTGRMADPGQIELAAASVLLQSNAEGTIARDWQGRHVVVSAGPTQEGLDRVRVVSNRSSGRMGVLLAQAARLRGASVDLVHGPLQVPVSWLEGLHCHPVQSSAAMGDCLDQLQPSADAVLMCAAVADLRRAEPEDPVDPKLPKDLLLQAMESGWELVPDLLRRLVDRRPEGQLMLGFAALAGSEEQLLSGGREKLLAKGCDLLMVNPIDRPGQGFESSQNGGWLLGPADQAEACAPQHKLALAHHLLNRLRRLAA, encoded by the coding sequence ATGGAGGGTCTGCTTAAGGGGCGACGGATTTTGGTGGCGGCCTGTGGAAGCATCGCCGCAGTGAAGACGCCGCTGCTGGTCAGTGCGCTGGTGAAAGCCGGGGCTGAGGTGCGTTGCGTGGTCACCCGAAGCGCGGCTGAGTTGGTCAGCCCAGTGGCGTTGGCCACTCTCAGTCGTCAGCCCTGCCTGCAGGATGCCGACCAGTGGGATGCCGCAAGACCACGGCCGCTCCACATCGAATTGGCGGAATGGTCTGAGCTGGTGATCGTGGCTCCGCTGAGTGCGTCATCGCTGGCTCGTTGGGTTCACGGTGATGGTGAGGGGTTGTTGGCCAGTCTGCTGTTGGCCTGCGAATGCCCAGTGCTGGCCGCCGCCGCCATGAACACCGCGATGTGGCAGCACCCGGCCGTACAACGCAACTGGCTTCTCTTGCAGGACGACCCTCGCGTGTTGCCCCTGCAGCCCGAAGGTGGGTTGCTGGCGTGTGATCGCATTGGCACCGGCCGGATGGCGGATCCAGGTCAGATTGAACTGGCTGCGGCCAGTGTCCTGCTGCAGTCGAATGCCGAAGGCACCATCGCCAGAGATTGGCAAGGACGCCATGTGGTGGTGAGTGCCGGTCCAACCCAAGAGGGGCTGGATCGCGTTCGTGTGGTGTCCAATCGCAGCAGTGGCCGAATGGGGGTTCTGCTGGCCCAGGCTGCTCGCCTTCGAGGTGCCAGCGTTGATTTGGTGCATGGCCCGCTGCAGGTGCCTGTCTCTTGGCTTGAGGGGCTGCATTGCCATCCTGTTCAGTCGAGTGCAGCGATGGGTGACTGTCTGGACCAGCTCCAGCCCTCTGCCGATGCGGTGTTGATGTGTGCGGCAGTGGCGGATCTGCGACGTGCCGAGCCTGAGGACCCTGTTGATCCCAAGTTGCCAAAAGATTTGCTGCTGCAAGCAATGGAGAGCGGTTGGGAGCTGGTCCCGGATCTGCTCAGGCGGTTGGTGGATCGCCGCCCCGAAGGTCAGCTCATGCTGGGTTTCGCCGCCTTGGCTGGATCCGAAGAGCAGCTGCTTTCCGGTGGTCGCGAGAAGTTGCTCGCGAAAGGGTGTGATCTGTTGATGGTCAATCCCATCGATCGTCCTGGCCAGGGATTCGAGAGTTCACAAAACGGCGGCTGGCTGCTGGGACCCGCCGATCAGGCTGAGGCGTGCGCCCCGCAACACAAGCTCGCTCTTGCGCACCACCTGCTGAATCGCCTTCGTCGCTTGGCGGCTTAG
- a CDS encoding bile acid:sodium symporter family protein produces the protein MIELILSVGLAFIMLSLGLSLKPEDFTRAFRQPRALLAGALAQVIVLPIVAFILLRLFGLNGQLAVGVMILSCCPGGITSNVMTRLSRGDVALSISFTALASLFTAISLPLILGVTAPLFMPNQALEISILPLSLKVFSIATVPVLIGVWLKQKAPQFCGRVEPTASRLANLLFLLIVVGTLTSQWNVFTSNLSVIGPTLLSLNLLMLTIGLALGALLQLPTAQTTTLSIEAGFQNGTIGIVVGSLLGPALTQGELNSFSLPSAVYGVLMTVTILPFILWRRGLQSNNPATSEAN, from the coding sequence TTGATCGAACTCATTCTTTCCGTCGGCCTGGCTTTCATCATGCTGAGCCTGGGTCTGTCCCTCAAACCAGAGGACTTCACGCGGGCGTTCCGACAACCACGTGCACTGCTGGCCGGTGCACTGGCCCAGGTGATTGTGCTTCCCATAGTGGCCTTCATCCTGCTGCGCCTATTCGGGCTGAATGGCCAACTGGCCGTCGGCGTGATGATTCTGAGCTGCTGCCCAGGTGGTATCACCTCCAATGTGATGACGCGCCTGTCACGTGGAGATGTCGCCCTATCGATCTCTTTCACCGCGCTCGCCAGTTTGTTCACAGCCATCAGCCTGCCGCTGATTCTTGGCGTCACAGCACCGTTGTTCATGCCGAATCAAGCCCTGGAGATTTCGATCCTGCCGCTCAGCCTGAAGGTGTTTTCAATCGCCACCGTGCCGGTGCTGATCGGGGTTTGGCTTAAGCAGAAAGCACCCCAGTTCTGCGGACGTGTGGAACCGACGGCCAGTCGACTGGCCAATCTGCTGTTCCTGCTGATCGTGGTCGGGACCCTGACCAGCCAATGGAACGTGTTCACCTCCAATCTTTCGGTGATCGGTCCCACCTTGCTGAGCCTCAATCTGCTCATGCTGACCATCGGACTCGCGCTCGGCGCCTTGCTGCAGCTGCCCACAGCTCAGACCACAACCCTGTCCATTGAAGCGGGCTTTCAAAACGGAACCATCGGTATCGTCGTCGGGTCCTTGCTTGGCCCCGCACTGACGCAGGGAGAGCTGAACAGCTTCAGCTTGCCTTCAGCGGTCTACGGCGTGCTGATGACGGTCACCATCCTTCCCTTCATCCTTTGGCGACGGGGTCTGCAATCCAACAATCCAGCAACATCCGAAGCGAACTGA
- a CDS encoding bifunctional 4-hydroxy-2-oxoglutarate aldolase/2-dehydro-3-deoxy-phosphogluconate aldolase, producing MIRSLRLQPLLVVLRPDASDFQSALPHTRLCRQLDQLAEAGVLHVELAWTADPRWADLVMALKCRHPQLQIGAASITELSALERVAELDISYAMSPLLDPALQVRADALDCLLVPGVMTPSEIRQASKLGCRLVKLFPASVLGCGFRRQIAAPMGPLPFLIAAGGLRAVDLSPWLRAGYDAIALGRTVFEDDRLDPSLGAWLNP from the coding sequence TTGATTCGCAGTCTGCGTCTTCAACCTCTCCTCGTTGTTTTGCGTCCAGACGCCAGCGACTTCCAATCAGCGTTGCCTCACACCCGTCTCTGTCGTCAGCTGGATCAGCTGGCAGAGGCGGGTGTTCTTCATGTGGAGCTGGCCTGGACTGCCGACCCTCGCTGGGCCGATCTGGTGATGGCCTTGAAGTGCCGTCATCCCCAGTTGCAGATCGGTGCTGCCTCGATCACAGAGCTGTCTGCCCTCGAGCGAGTTGCTGAGCTCGACATCAGCTATGCCATGTCTCCTTTGCTGGATCCAGCACTTCAGGTCAGAGCGGATGCGCTTGATTGCTTGCTGGTGCCAGGTGTGATGACGCCATCCGAGATTCGCCAGGCCAGCAAGCTTGGCTGCCGGTTGGTCAAGTTGTTTCCGGCCAGCGTGCTCGGTTGCGGGTTTCGTCGCCAGATTGCTGCGCCGATGGGTCCGCTTCCGTTCTTGATTGCGGCAGGAGGGCTGCGAGCGGTGGATCTGTCCCCATGGCTCCGCGCCGGCTATGACGCCATTGCTCTGGGGCGAACGGTGTTCGAAGACGACCGGCTGGACCCCTCCCTGGGCGCGTGGCTCAACCCATAA
- the sat gene encoding sulfate adenylyltransferase produces MTASTSASKTGVIAPYGGTLVDLMVPEADRTAVKASATKTLECSDRNACDVELLTVGGFSPLRGFMHQEDYDAVVSGHRLASGQLFGLPIVMDTDRDDVEVGDKLLLTYKGQDLAVLHVEDKWEPNKVAEAQGCYGTTSIEHPAVRMITMERKRFYLGGSVQGLELPQRVFPCKTPAEVRAGLPDGQDVVAFQCRNPIHRAHYELFTRALHAQNVSENAVVLVHPTCGPTQQDDIPGAVRFQTYERLAAEVNNDSIRWAYLPYAMHMAGPREALQHMIIRRNYGCTHFIIGRDMAGCKSSLSGDDFYGPYDAQNFAKECAPELTMETVPSLNLVYTQEEGYVTAEHAEARGLHVKKLSGTQFRKMLRGGEEIPEWFAFRSVVEVLRAA; encoded by the coding sequence ATGACCGCCAGCACCTCTGCTTCCAAGACCGGTGTGATCGCCCCCTACGGCGGCACGCTCGTTGATCTCATGGTGCCGGAGGCTGACCGCACCGCTGTGAAGGCCTCTGCGACCAAAACCCTTGAGTGTTCCGATCGCAATGCCTGCGACGTGGAGCTGCTGACGGTCGGTGGCTTTTCGCCCCTGCGCGGGTTCATGCACCAGGAGGATTACGACGCCGTCGTCAGCGGTCACCGTCTGGCGTCCGGTCAGCTGTTCGGTCTGCCGATCGTGATGGACACAGACCGCGATGACGTCGAGGTCGGCGACAAGCTGCTGCTCACTTACAAGGGTCAGGATCTCGCCGTTCTCCATGTGGAGGACAAGTGGGAGCCCAACAAAGTTGCTGAAGCACAGGGTTGTTATGGCACCACCTCGATCGAACATCCGGCGGTGCGCATGATCACCATGGAGCGCAAGCGCTTCTATCTCGGTGGCAGCGTTCAGGGTCTTGAGCTTCCCCAACGCGTTTTTCCCTGCAAGACCCCTGCCGAAGTGCGTGCTGGTCTTCCCGATGGCCAAGACGTCGTGGCGTTCCAATGCCGCAATCCCATTCACCGCGCCCACTACGAGCTGTTCACCCGTGCGCTGCACGCTCAGAACGTCAGTGAGAACGCCGTTGTGCTGGTGCACCCCACCTGTGGCCCCACACAGCAGGACGACATCCCTGGCGCTGTTCGCTTCCAGACCTACGAGCGCCTGGCGGCGGAAGTGAACAACGACAGCATTCGCTGGGCTTATCTGCCCTACGCGATGCACATGGCAGGTCCTCGTGAGGCTCTGCAGCACATGATCATCCGCCGCAACTACGGCTGCACTCACTTCATCATCGGCCGCGATATGGCGGGCTGTAAGTCCTCCCTCAGTGGTGACGATTTCTACGGTCCCTACGACGCGCAGAACTTCGCCAAGGAGTGCGCGCCAGAGCTCACCATGGAGACGGTGCCCTCGCTCAACCTCGTCTACACCCAGGAGGAGGGTTACGTCACTGCTGAGCACGCCGAAGCCCGTGGTCTCCATGTGAAGAAGCTCAGCGGCACCCAGTTCCGCAAGATGCTGCGTGGTGGTGAGGAGATTCCTGAGTGGTTTGCTTTCCGCAGCGTTGTGGAAGTGCTTCGGGCCGCCTGA
- a CDS encoding DUF2252 family protein, translating into MKDLIGKSKSYDRNGKILEAIRAQNSYLPEEPKRIKFQKMAQSPYIFYRGTNHLFWADFAGSWRLHQFGGAAWSRTWLQGDSHVYNMGAFKHQGEKVCFGFDDFDDSLVADYQYDIWRFSTSIVLDCWERQLYDTETISTALDAFSSSYLKSFQKTVKAEKLFATTFTSNNTCKPLSDFLKKTEKKSSRRKMLEKWTIGSENRLFKPNPSKVKPLDGQRSEQLRDALKSYRKHHDESAGLELSESRMQILDVAERIGAGTGSLGNQRFYALIRETDQDSEEHDFILDIKLQHQPTAYGYMSQEETDEYNQNFSSHAIRHADAYRALSDFPDHHLGWLNLEHESYSIRERCPYKRDFDTTQLSSKAFLLMAKQWGEVLALKHRRAARRLTNHQTTSTFEDKLNLIAHDQPSEFQYFVRSVSQPYAEQVRRDWHDFHAHLDALAKQ; encoded by the coding sequence ATGAAAGACCTGATTGGCAAATCAAAAAGCTATGACCGAAACGGCAAAATCCTAGAAGCAATTCGGGCCCAAAATTCTTATCTCCCGGAGGAGCCGAAGCGGATCAAATTTCAGAAGATGGCTCAATCCCCTTATATTTTTTATCGTGGAACCAATCATTTGTTCTGGGCAGATTTTGCAGGGTCCTGGAGACTCCATCAATTCGGAGGAGCTGCATGGTCCAGAACATGGCTTCAAGGCGATTCTCATGTCTACAACATGGGCGCCTTCAAGCATCAAGGCGAAAAGGTCTGCTTTGGCTTTGACGATTTCGACGATTCGCTTGTTGCCGACTATCAATATGACATTTGGCGGTTCTCAACGAGCATCGTGCTCGACTGCTGGGAACGCCAGCTCTACGACACAGAAACAATCAGCACTGCCCTCGATGCATTTTCCAGCTCTTATTTAAAGAGCTTCCAGAAAACGGTGAAAGCAGAAAAACTGTTTGCAACCACGTTTACCTCAAACAACACCTGCAAACCACTATCGGATTTTCTAAAAAAAACTGAGAAGAAAAGCTCGAGGAGAAAAATGCTCGAAAAATGGACAATCGGCTCAGAAAATCGTCTTTTCAAGCCCAACCCGAGCAAAGTCAAGCCCCTTGACGGGCAGCGTAGTGAACAATTAAGGGACGCTCTCAAAAGTTATCGAAAACACCACGATGAATCCGCAGGCCTCGAGCTTTCTGAAAGCCGCATGCAAATTCTTGATGTTGCTGAACGCATCGGGGCAGGCACAGGCTCGTTGGGTAATCAACGCTTTTATGCCCTGATCCGTGAAACGGATCAGGATTCAGAGGAGCATGACTTCATCCTGGACATCAAACTTCAACATCAACCCACAGCCTATGGATACATGAGCCAAGAGGAAACAGACGAATACAACCAGAACTTCTCAAGTCACGCCATCCGTCATGCCGATGCCTATAGGGCACTCTCTGATTTCCCAGATCATCATCTGGGATGGCTCAACCTCGAACATGAAAGCTATTCCATCCGTGAGCGCTGTCCTTACAAGCGCGACTTTGACACAACACAACTTTCCTCCAAAGCATTTCTCCTGATGGCGAAGCAGTGGGGAGAGGTGCTTGCTCTAAAACACCGAAGAGCAGCACGGCGTCTCACCAACCATCAAACAACATCCACGTTCGAGGATAAACTCAATCTCATCGCGCATGATCAACCCTCAGAATTCCAATATTTCGTGCGCTCAGTGTCACAACCTTATGCAGAACAAGTTCGTCGTGACTGGCATGATTTTCACGCGCATTTAGACGCACTTGCAAAGCAGTAA
- a CDS encoding DUF2555 domain-containing protein, producing the protein MPITPERLAAFDEVSVATLARRLEDDDYPTPFEGLGDWHLLRALAIHRPELTAPYVHLIDQEPFDED; encoded by the coding sequence ATGCCGATTACACCGGAGCGACTGGCCGCCTTTGATGAAGTCTCGGTGGCAACGTTGGCGCGTCGTCTTGAAGACGACGACTATCCGACGCCGTTTGAGGGCCTCGGTGATTGGCATCTGCTCAGGGCACTTGCGATTCACCGTCCGGAACTCACGGCTCCCTACGTCCATCTGATCGATCAGGAGCCCTTCGACGAGGACTGA